A window of Anaerolineae bacterium contains these coding sequences:
- a CDS encoding alkaline phosphatase family protein codes for MSKPRVCMLAADGLDPYILIHLVEEGQLPHFRRLMARGFFAPMITTYPPVSPVAWTSLLTGCWPAKHGILDFI; via the coding sequence ATGTCTAAGCCGCGGGTGTGTATGCTGGCCGCTGATGGGCTGGACCCGTATATCCTCATCCATCTTGTGGAAGAGGGGCAACTGCCGCACTTCCGCCGGCTGATGGCGCGCGGCTTCTTCGCGCCCATGATCACCACTTACCCACCCGTCTCGCCGGTGGCCTGGACCTCCCTGCTGACCGGCTGTTGGCCGGCCAAACACGGCATCCTGGACTTCATC